Genomic DNA from Garra rufa chromosome 18, GarRuf1.0, whole genome shotgun sequence:
CAGGAACATGTTGTACTTGGTGAAATCACCTTCACCGTATAAATACATAAACCAATAAATAATTCAGCTACCTATAATGAAATAAGTGtgcttttatataaataaaattaagagTTTCTTTTCAAACTAATTACATAATACAAAGCAGGTATTTTTAGTGTGCAATGGTGCTACAAATAAAAACATCAGTTGAAATGATTATTTATCCATTCAAATTGATGCTAAACTATTAGATTAAACATGATTTCTAATCCTTTGGCTCCATCTAGTGGACATTCTTCAGTGCTTGGAGCCTTGATAATAATGCTAATAGAAATCATACAATGACAAACAGGACACCCTATGATCTTGTAGAAGTCAAGAATACATAAGCATTGTTGTAATTAAGAGCTGGTATCACCTTGGATCTCTTGGAAAACAGCACCAGTTTCTCAGTGACAGCACCAGCGGTTATGTTCCTCAGTGAATGAGATGATATTTTGATTCCTTATAGTTGACCCGTTTTGTCATTCCATTCAGTTTATTCCTGAACTGGATGAGCTTGCAACAATAAAGTAGTTCTAAGTAACCTCCAGGATCACTTTGGGATCTGTGCCACCTGCTGCTTCAGTGTCCGTCTCTTGGGACACTTCGTCAAAATCTGCCTGCAAGTTAATAGAGAAAACAAAATTAGATTCAACTATATTTAAACTATCTGCTAAATATTTGCTGGATAAATTCCAGTACTTGTTTCTTACTAATTTCTTACTAAAGAAGAATTATTCTTGGTTTCCATTTTGCCGTTTTCACATGTAtaaatgatcctgaagacattaTTTGATGCCTAATCTTACTTTCAAGGCTTGAACTATAAAGAAACATGAGCCAGGTGTTTTACGTTTTAACTGTGGATGTTTTACTGCATCCAAACAGCAATAGAAAATTGCagattttgttaaaaaataaaaaaaaaaggatatattttttatataccttttccATTTTTACTCTTAAATATATTTTGGTTAAATGACTTAAATAaagtacatttattataacaaaaGGGGCTGTCTATGTGGTCTGTTGTAtgtaaaaatagattttttaatttGACAATGAAACAAATGAAAGTAATTCTAAAGTAGAAATAGTTTCTGAACTCATTAACCAGCGTTTAACAGCGTTCACATTTAATAGTGTGTATACCATtgctgcactttttttttttgttgttagacaaaattcacaaaatgtttttttttttttgtttttttaatgtagattgtattttatttagttatttagcaAATCTCACAGCTAATTTAgggaataaaaaatgtataattttctctGTGCATGTTTACTTTCTGTTGTTACATTACAAGAAGTTTAGCCAACACACATAATTTAAGTAAGGGAATGGAAAGCATGTAAGAAGAtgaaaaatgtgttatttaatCTTTTGTATCATTAAAATTTTTCGGTTTTGCTTCTCTCTTCTGATCCAATCAGCTGACAATTCTCcataacttttatttattatttgtttttaataaacctGTGTTTTTGTTAAAGTATCTAAtattatttgaacatttttcCACTACTATGCTGACTATaagttaaactatatttttaaataattttgctaTTTTGCATTAAAGCTGatacattttttgtaaaatctttagtattattttgtaaaatgtacatggaaaatgtattaatttttgaATGCAGCATAATCAATATATACATTCTTTtagcaaatcagatttttttttttttcaaaattctgtttTAACCTGACATCACAAGACAAAGATAAATGATACATGCCTTTCCGTATTTCCTATAAATATAAATGACAGCGCCAATGATGACCACTAAAGCAAGGACCACTAAAATGACGCCCACAGAAACTGCACTTATTCCTGCAGTAGATTTACTGTACAAGGCCGAAGCAGTTTTTTCTGGGCTGATGGTGCTGATTGGAGGCTCtgtaagaaaaaacaaaaacagagttAACTCTTACAAATAACCATAGCAAATAAATGTACATGGATTTTCACAATTTAGGTTAAGAAGATGAATATTCACAAGGAAAGAGTTCTAGATTAATTGTTTAGATGGTAAATAGTTTAGagaaaaacaatgaaaataaaacaagttaaagtccccctgtagtgaaaatcaagtttttaatgttgtttattcATGTggtatttttaatcaattattttaatttaaagtaaattaaaaagatataaataataaaaaattatctaCATAACtacataaaatgattaaaataaataaacagtgcaAATCTAACACTACAGCGAACCACTTTAGTCAGTAAATAGAAAAATAGTGTGAATTTCCGGATTGGTGTCCGCGCTCACGCACGCCCCCCTCATGACGCAACATTACAACAACCCAACGCGTGACATATAAGTTACTTGAGTTCAgacatttattgtgttgaatcatAGCTTTCTTCATTACTGTACTTCTGCGGTTAAATATGCACAAATATCTACTCTCATTTCAATAGCTTACAGTGGCTAAAGGTTACCGGAGACAAAACAGGAAGTGTTTTTGCGATATGTATTTACTATGCTTTATTGTTAAATGCCCGCATACGCCGGAAAGCCTCAAAACaactaattatttattataactaGCAGAATATATGCTTTTGTCTTCATGCTGTTCTGCGAAATGATGATGATGCAACTACTACAACGGATTTCACACACTGCGTGATACTTTGGAAAAATCAAAGACATTAAACATAACACTTACGATACACGGTAACGTTGTAAATCTTGTTTTCGTGCCGTTTGCTGCTCGGTTTGCGGACCTCGTAAAGCCCTGCTTGATTGTCGCTGACGTTCATCAGGCTCAGTGTCACATTTTCTCCATCGGATTTCAATGAAACTTCGGATCGCCACTTGTGTGCACATGCTCCATTATGACAGATTATCTGCGCTATCAGTTCCATTGAGGAGCCTTTAAGACGTATAAGTAAAATCTGCGGGTCTTCGTCCCACTTCTCAATGTGAATAGAGATGGTGAGGTTTTCTCCTTCCAACACCTTTAGCGACTCAATCTCATCATCATCTTCAACAGCAACAGCAGTAATGCCTTTAAAGAGAAGTTGCATCATAAATGTACACTGAGTGCAAAGAAAGCAGATCCACACAAAATTAAAATGTGAGAGTCAGCAGGCACATGACTTACCAATACAAATTACTACGATGAGGAGTCTCATTTTTATCATTTAGAATGAAGCAACAAATGTTTGGTTGTTTAATGCCTTCACTTGATAAGACTGTAGTATATAGCCTACATCCACTGAATTCCCCAAATCACATCGCTAGAAGTTCTAGAAGTTGTGACCATAGATGTGTGTACGTAGATACCTCATTGGACTATTAGTAACCGCGTCCGCCATCTTGGAACGGTCAGCATTTTATTTGGagatttaaatattaatactCGTCAAAAACTATGGTTTCAGTGTCACAGTCAACTCAGTCTTAAGTGTTTTCGAACATGTTTTGACCATACCAATATGGCGGACTGCTTACACATAGCGGCCATTTGAAACTTCGCTAACAAGGGGTCTATGTATGTACATCTATGGTTGGAGCTTCCTTCTCGAACCAACCCACCTCTCACACGTCACACCGCCAATGAGGAGATGTGCTTCCAAGAATATTAATGATATCGACTCGAAATGCACAAAGTAAGAATATTGCTAATTTTTGGTGTAACAAGTTACCAAATGTCCTTAATATAGGGATAGAGTGAATTAGAATGTTGGTTTAtatataacaatttaaataaataaacgttttttaataaataaaccatttaaataaataaacgatgtaaaattattaaaatggttAAGGTTAATACAATCTTAAAtggtcattttaattaaaaatgaaaaaaaaaattaagaaaacatgTAAATATAGTTTGATTTCAAATAAACATCTTCTCTGATTTGTATTTTCATGAATAATGTATACTGAATATGGGCTATGGGCTTTAAATGTGTGGTGTTTTTTCCTATAAACAGTTTTGTGTGTATGTTATTCAGGGCCAcccaaaaaagcaaaacaaatattaaagcatacaCTTTTTTCCTTTTACAGATGAACAAAGTTTTGTCCTCCTGTTACACTTGCTGACTGATTGATCTTTACAATTTcttcatgtttatttttaaacaaagtatTAGTTATCTATTATAACTAAAGTTCATTTTTTGTCTTATCGTCACACAGATCAGCGTGAATAATTCATTAAATCACTCTCAAGATCATCTGTGGCAGTCTTTAAGCCTAGTTTACAGTGGTGTATAGGCCTAGATCGATATTTAGAAGAATGACGTATGTTTAACAATTCAAATGGAtggcaacattaaaaaaaaaaaccttttcaaaAACATGTAAACCACCACAAAAATACTTTTGAAACTATGTATTTTGAATGAAACTTGTTCACTTACATTGTACTAACATTTAAAGGACATTGCTGACATTAGAGGAAGAAAATGAAAATGTAGCCTACTACCACATGGAAACCTAAAATGACGTTGGAAATAATTTCAGGACGAAAAAATGggttttttaaaagtaactgagGCGGCAGGAAGTGATACAATTCCGTGATTATCCACTACTGCCGACTAGTGGACAACAATTGAgtttgtggtcattgtatcaCTTCCTGATGAAAGTCACACAAATTAAGATTGTCACTGGTTGTTCATCGATTGCACagaccaaaaacaaacaaacaaataaaaaaacagacagCCTTGCAAAGTGCACTTACACTTAATTTGCTGATATATCCTATTGCTAATATATTTGCCCCTGGTGTATAGGGCTGGTCTGGATCTGATATTTCTGGCGTGGAGGCATGATCTAACATTCATATCTATAAACATATGAAGTTCAGAACACCATACACTTTGAATGAGATGTGCTTCCAAGAGTATTGGGGAATATTAAGCTTTAGGGAAAAGAAATTAGTAACCAAAAGTCCTCAGTATATTGATTtagaatataatttatattttaaatgattgtagaaaaaattaaataaaataataaaatcttaaatgctaataaaaatattgtaaattGAATTAATGGAATGTGTAAATACAGTTTGGTTTCAAATAAACATATTTTCAGTTTAGTGCTTTCCTCTTAAAACAGTTAACACTGTGATGAACAAAATTTGTCCAAAAATTTAGGAAAtatcttttttatctttttttatctttttttaaactTACATACTTAAGCTTTTATTTAATGTCACATGAGCTACTGTACCATTTGCTTAATCAgagatttttaaacaaataatgaAAATCAGATGTTGCTTTATTCAAAATATGACATTTTCAATGAAGGTGTTATTTTTATTGTATCTATTGTTTTGCATTATAGGATTtcagttttatattaaatatatgtgccttacgtttgtgttttttttttttattatttttttttttatctcgtaATCAGGCAAAAAGACCTCTAAAGACGACTAAAAGCAGATGATTAAGTCGGGACAGGTTTTTGAGATCTTAAGAATGATCAAACACTGCCATCTTGTGGTGATTAACTTAATATTTAGCAAAAATGgtagcattaaaaataaagttaactGTGTGGCTGATTAGCCTGACTAACTGCAACATATATTTAACTTAAAGAGggtcacatttacatttatatttacatttgtatACAATGTTTCACTCACCTACACATTCCTGTAATGTTACAGACTGTTCTAGAGAATTAGATAtgccatttaaaaaatatgaatcaatTTTTAAAGGGCTCATCGGGTACCCATTTTctaagttcatatgattctttagggtctaaaTGAAAAGTCTcttatatactttggttaaaaatttcataatagtagtgtaaaaaaaaaaaaaaacattttaccttgtcaaaatcagctctgcaaaatatcaactcattttacgCACggaccctttaaatgcaaatgagatctgctcaccccgcccctctctgctgagggattaggacTAGGAGGTGTAATGTTTACTTCAGCAGCATTTAGCCatttttagctgcatttagctacGTTTATCGGCAAAagatgcaaagatgcataaaaaaacattatatttacttcagctgtgggtgaagctgcatatgtagattgggatcagcgctttccttttaaaaacgaaagtaacattaaacctctgcgtcttcagcagctcagattacgggagtaaatgaggactgctatgttcattattacattcaacaacagaacGCCTCAAACGCTCAatcagagtcttcctctgcacctgagtcacacaatgtcGATCCTATtttgactgtttcagctcggtgagggctggtctaaggtaagacgctcatgtcaatcaactgtgtttcgtcacaataaaaagaagctgagaatgacctgatttaaaaAAGTGTATTacctttaaagattaaaatataccactgggtggatttttataattgtagggttgttgtgtacacaaactgccaacacacattaatgttcaaacaacatggaaaagctagttttgcatccgatgacccctttaatgcatGAAAAATCAAATTTAACTATAGGTTTCATTTAGAAAATAGACATAGAAGAATGgttcattgtttttttgtttgtttgtttggtttttttgcatggcactttaaagggatagttcacccaaatgacaattctgtcattattaactCATCAAGTCATTATAAATCATTAAGTCATCTTTCTTTAGCTAAACACAGTGTTTTGAAGAATATGGTTAATGAAgtctggtccccattgacttccacagtattgttttttttaaatagcttttACATTCAATAGGAAAAATAACTCATATagatttggaacaacttgaggatgagtaaataactGAATTTTTTCTTCAATAACAAACAATGCTAGAAAAAACATTCATCACTTTATTCAGCTTCATTATATACTTTATTAAAGCATGCAAAATCTTTTCAGTGGACAGATGTGCATTTTTACTGCTTTTTATTGTGGATGCAGAAAAGGCTTAATATTCTTCTAATGGTTACAATGATAAACggttactgtaaaatgaaaaacaacaacaacaacaaaatataaatcATCTAAACTAGCAGTATTAGTAATTTTGATAACTCATTTGATTTATATTGTGCATCATAACTTTTACCCATTTGTCTATATTCTACATTATGATCAAAGTACTGTAAGTCTTGCAAATACTTAACATATCAAGCAATTTAAACATTTCTTTATATGGCATTGTATGTCAAACATGGAGCATTAATTTGATTTGATATGATGTAATATATTGATTTGGTATGATATAAATATAGGCAAGTAACATTGCTTAGTTTAAACCTGCAAACGTGTTTTTCTTACAACAAGTGCTTGTTGATGCTGTAGGAGCATTAAACTTGTTGTTATTTTTCTTATTGGTTAATCACTGTCACGAGGGTTCACTGGTGATCACTTCCGTTTTCTATATCTTATGTGGCGGTTCATTTGTTTGTATGATTGGCGAGTAGTGGGGCCAACTTTCTGTTGACCGTATTGCTTATTGTTTTTGGTATTTTTTTGTATCTGTTTGTCTTCGtgtgtttcatttaaaaataaatcaatgcaaGCAAAACTTAGCAAAGATACTCTTTAATACGGACAGCAAACGAGTCACGGAGGATCCCACTATCTTGCCTGTATGTGGCGATTGGACGCCGCTACATTAGTCAACAGAAAGCGGCGCTTGTTATCAAGAAACTCCGTTTATATGCTGTATTGGAACGCAGCTGTGGATTGTAGGAGGCAACGGACACGAGAAGCACAGCACTTGGACCGGTATGTGAAACAGATTATTATTTATCTGCTTGCTGGCTTGTCTATTGGAGACACTGTGTTGGTTGTGCTGGCTGTGTAGCGCGCTGCTACATATTTGAATCAACTGCATTCCTTTGGAAACGCGGCGTTTACGTCATGTCTGTTACATGCAGTGATGGGATTCGCGCAGTTGATTGCGAGTGATTTAAATGGATTGCTGTGAAAGCTGAATGTAAAGTTGAAGTTTTGATGAGAGAAAATGGATGAAGACGAGGCTGATGTGGTTGTCGAGAGTATAAGGGAGCGTAAGCTTACAGCAAAGGCGTGGGAATTAAAAGTTGAATCGCTACAAAGGGATCGCAAATCCAAAGtgaataaaataaagaatttgaTTGGTTCAATGAAAGATCTGATGCAAAATGGTGAAAATGCACCTAAGGTTTATTCTTTACTGGAGACATTAAAACTTCTGAGAGATGATGCCACCTTGTTGCATGAAAGTGTGATTCCTTTACTTCCTGTTGAGGAGCAAACTAAGCAAAATTAATGGTATGGCTCAGTTTCACGGTTCAACAAAGGTTTTATTGAAGATGTGGAAAAATGGCTGCTTGATCTTGAATTCTTCAAGAAAACTGTGTCTGCTCCAGCTTTAGCATTGTctgatcaaatgaatgaatgcttGGTGTTACCTCAGTCTGCTATAGATGCAACACCGATGAAGACCATGTctgttgctgaaaattcatcttctTTACATGATCAATTGCCTGCTGTTACATCCTCTGATTGTGCAAATTCACAAAGAACTCTGACTCAAAGTGAAGAGTGCAATGCATTGCCTTCGGATCATTTTACGGATGACATTAAGCCAACTGATAGCATTTCCAACACATGCAGTAAAAAGTCTGGTAATAGGAGCTCTTCTTCAGGTTCTCGATCTGGTAGATCATCTACATCTTCTGCTCATCTTCAAGTGGAAGCTGAAATGGCAGCTTTGTTAGCCCGCCAGCAAATGCTGCAAAGGAAGCATGAGGTGGAAGAAGAGGAGGACCGCTTAAGAAAGAAGAAAGAACAAATTGACCTTCAAACTCAAATAGCTGTGTCTATGGCTAAGGTTAATGTGTACAGAGCTGCTATATCAGACCCAAGTGTGCATCTGGAAATTAGTGAATCAAGAAAGAAAAGTGACAAAATGAGTTCCTCCAATGTGATGGCAACAGCATCAGTTCAAGTTAATGCACCTGTTAAGTCTCGGTCTGTCAGTTATTCAACAAGGGATGTGGATGTAAAGAATACTCAGCCTCACTCTCTGCAACAACCAAGTTCCAGTTCTATAACACCATTACAGTTAAGTGCATCATTCAGTGGACAGCAATTCTCTAACCGTGGTGGTGATGTACCTGCTTTAAGGCAATCGTTATCTGATGATGAACAAGGAAATATGGTGCGTCTTATGGAGAGACAAAATGAAATTACTGCTATGTTGGTACAACAATGCAATACCTCATTACTTCCTCACAGAGATATTCTGCCTTTCGATGGAGATCCCTTGCAGTATCAATCTTTCATACGCTCATTCGAGGAGGTTGTGGAGAAAAGGGCAAATAATTATGGTGAGTGTTTCTATTTTCTGGAGCATTATACTCGAGGTCAACCTAGAGAACTCGTCAAAAGTTGTCAGCATATGGCTTCCACACAGGGCTATTTGAAAGTCAAGGCCTTACTTAAGGAACATTTTGGAAATGAACTTAAAATATCGTCTGCCTATATGGACAAAGTGCTTTCTTGGAAGGCTATAAGACCTGAAGATACTAGGGATGGGGCCGATCCGATCCAGTATCGGTATCGGGTTCCGATACCAGCTTAATtaatggatcggaaatttccgatccaacctagagaaatttccgatccagagtTATGTCTACGTACAGTGCTGTCTGCTGAAATGACTTCACAAGTGATCCCGGGCTAGGTGACGTGTCTGTGCTCCAATGAGACACTGAGAGAGATGAGATGCCTCCTTTCAGGAAATCTTCAGTTTGCAGGTAGCAGTTTAGCATTGAGCGTCATACATGTCCGCTGTGTGGAAATACTTTACGGTCGGAAACGCCACAAAGACAGCAACGTGCAATGTTTGCAAAGCCGTTGTTCCGAGAGGTGGCACCTCGTAGATTTATTTagtagattaactgttaaatattacccatcatagagtaaaagtttataatttgtagacttcgtgcgtgttattttctgtttttaacgttgccgcacacacctgaagcgagcacgcgcacacagagagagagagagagagagagagagagagacagagagacgtgattcaaactgcgcgattcacagactgataactctttaacgtctcttgaacagaaacattcatacaaagttatgtttaaatacccgttgttttattctggtaacaccgtctgttatgtcttcagtgaaccgaaacagctgagaaggagatgcgtgccagtattacgtgcgttaggccttaaagagacagcatcctataaatacctgcagtgagaagcactagttatttatcaatgaattattaaatttctgcacctgaatactagttagggctgggcgataaaacgataacgatatatatcgcgatagacaagagatcgatatcaataaaaaatgtgttcgataaaacgttcgatattttgtattcttcgtcggcccgcccagcccccctttaacgttcagttcatagcgccagatcacaatagaagttaaggttatctttcctacagaacgggtccatgttgttgtattaaacaaactaaatagccttatgttatttatcttatttacacgacggcatttggtttctgtctctacatgatcgcgcgtttacaatgtctcctcacagacgggatcgcggactccattcataaaaacggactttactatagggcggaatgccgcggaattcgtcgatttttggaccaataaatcaaaagttggtctgttaattaattcagatcgcgatatggactagtgtctgtgaaaactgaaatgcaaaaagaccgtttcaataagaatcctgcatgttccgtttgcctctatatgtatgaatggaggagacgcgttttattttcactacacgcataatgcacacgtgacgctcccgcaaATTTTTGGCCtgtgcatctcacatgaacagacaaactccaataaatacatctccaaagctgctgtgagtgtcactttgtcaattttaccgtttcattagtgaaactagca
This window encodes:
- the LOC141290838 gene encoding uncharacterized protein, yielding MIKMRLLIVVICIGITAVAVEDDDEIESLKVLEGENLTISIHIEKWDEDPQILLIRLKGSSMELIAQIICHNGACAHKWRSEVSLKSDGENVTLSLMNVSDNQAGLYEVRKPSSKRHENKIYNVTVYQPPISTISPEKTASALYSKSTAGISAVSVGVILVVLALVVIIGAVIYIYRKYGKAYFDEVSQETDTEAAGGTDPKVILEVT